The following proteins come from a genomic window of Trifolium pratense cultivar HEN17-A07 linkage group LG4, ARS_RC_1.1, whole genome shotgun sequence:
- the LOC123923098 gene encoding 11-beta-hydroxysteroid dehydrogenase 1A-like: MIILSIIIIIMLPFLFFKLLIYVKKLVYTENMTMKVVLITGAATGIGEQLAYEYAKRGARLSLVDIRKENLGAVADMARSLGSPDVIIIGADVTKLEDSKWFVDETMNHFGQLDHLVNNAGVIGVPTLVEDFPNFTKYTSIMETNFWGAAYGTLYAIPHLKNSKGRIIVVASACGWFPIPRLSIYNASKAAIISFFETLRIELGWSIGITIATPGFINTNLASRVIEDEATMGRLPLGSAFECAKDIVKSACRGDMYVTNPSWVKVLFPCKVLFPELVDWGQRHIFELFQTLTKRRAINMLVSKNNQELKAE; this comes from the exons ATGATTATTCtctccatcatcatcatcatcatgctaccttttcttttcttcaaattgCTTATTTATGTAAAAAAGTTAGTGTACACAGAAAACATGACAATGAAAGTAGTACTAATCACTGGAGCAGCTACAGGAATTGGAGAG caaCTAGCTTATGAGTATGCAAAACGAGGAGCAAGGTTGTCCCTTGTTGACATTAGAAAGGAGAATCTTGGAGCAGTGGCTGATATGGCAAGATCTCTTGGTTCTCCTGATGTTATTATCATTGGTGCAGATGTCACCAAGCTTGAAGACAGTAAATGGTTTGTTGATGAAACAATGAACCACTTTGGACAAT TGGATCATCTGGTAAACAATGCTGGAGTTATTGGGGTTCCAACATTGGTAGAGGATTTTCCTAATTTTACTAAATACACTTCAATTATG GAAACAAATTTCTGGGGAGCAGCTTATGGCACTTTATATGCAATCCCACATCTCAAAAACAGTAAAGGCAGGATCATAGTGGTTGCTTCAGCTTGTGGATGGTTCCCAATTCCAAGACTCAGTATctataat GCAAGTAAGGCAGCAATAATAAGCTTCTTTGAGACTCTAAGAATTGAACTTGGTTGGTCTATTGGCATAACAATAGCCACACCCGGTTTTATCAATACAAACCTGGCATCGAGGGTCATTGAAGATGAG GCTACTATGGGAAGACTTCCATTAGGGTCAGCATTTGAATGTGCCAAGGACATAGTGAAAAGTGCATGCAGGGGAGATATGTATGTGACAAACCCTTCATGGGTCAAAGTGTTATTTCCTTGTAAGGTGCTTTTTCCTGAGCTGGTGGATTGGGGCCAACGACATATCTTTGAGCTTTTCCAAACCCTTACAAAAAGAAGAGCAATTAATATGCTTGTGTCCAAGAATAATCAAGAGCTTAAGGCagaataa
- the LOC123923169 gene encoding NAC domain-containing protein 71-like: MAEASLPPGFRFRPTDEELIGYYLKRKVEGLEIELDVIPMIDFYKFDPWELPEKSFLPKRDLEWFFYCPRDRKYPNGSRTNRATKAGYWKATGKEREIVCQGSSPTITGYCKTLVFYLGRAPLGDRTNWIMHEYRLADDLSQDFKGGFALCRVIKKNEKSKRAETSSNDVTSQASYLNNDSGSQNMAPIAEFSNVSIETNPSNFWISPDMILDSSKEYTHIHDAVSEYFPRCDSPRQSLEQITISPSLSYSNLNGEIEFSDNTSQIGCMSSYSSQGNFMDYYGNWDVPYEVYDQINYVSYSEPF, encoded by the exons ATGGCAGAGGCATCACTGCCACCAGGTTTTCGTTTCCGTCCAACCGACGAAGAACTGATTGGATACTATCTGAAAAGAAAAGTGGAAGGACTTGAAATTGAgcttgatgttatcccaatgaTTGATTTTTACAAATTTGATCCATGGGAGTTACCCG AGAAATCATTTCTACCAAAACGAGATTTAGAATGGTTTTTCTATTGTCCGCGAGATCGAAAGTATCCAAATGGATCAAGAACAAATAGAGCTACTAAAGCTGGGTACTGGAAAGCCACCGgaaaagagagagagattgtGTGCCAGGGTAGTTCACCCACCATCACAGGTTACTGCAAAACACTTGTTTTCTATCTTGGAAGGGCCCCTTTAGGGGATAGAACTAATTGGATCATGCATGAGTATCGCCTAGCCGATGACCTTAGCCAAGACTTTAAG GGTGGTTTTGCTTTGTGCCGAGTTATTAAAAAGAATGAGAAGAGCAAGAGGGCTGAAACAAGTTCCAATGATGTTACTTCTCAAGCAAGTTACCTGAATAATGACAGTGGATCACAAAATATGGCTCCAATTGCTGAGTTTAGCAATGTATCCATAGAAACCAATCCTTCAAACTTCTGGATCTCTCCTGATATGATTCTTGATTCTTCAaag GAGTATACTCATATACATGATGCAGTGTCTGAATATTTTCCAAGGTGTGATTCACCAAGGCAATCATTGGAACAAATAACAATTTCACCTAGTTTATCCTACTCCAATTTGAATGGTGAAATTGAATTTTCTGATAATACAAGTCAAATTGGATGCATGTCATCTTACTCAAGTCAGGGAAATTTCATGGACTATTATGGAAATTGGGATGTTCCTTATGAGGTTTATGATCAGATTAATTATGTCTCATATTCAGAGCCTTTCTAA
- the LOC123923170 gene encoding uncharacterized protein LOC123923170 — MASCISNSLSFQRWKTSPYCLFGWNIGRKRVDDKPQINYHDIDLTFSTSLVNKTFLKGKELKCCYRATIDGFSATNFHQCCDFKGPCVIIGYTNNSFKFGAFNPEGYRSTDDYYETFDAFLFYWIENKTDPIILPKVGGSGAALFDYARGGPQFGADGLLIGPPLAPVMGGFAGPDTNSGVGDLRQAKSRLGLSYAKREDGKESIFGDESRATIEEVEVFCSPKIASLY, encoded by the exons ATGGCATCTTGTATCTCAAATTCTCTATCATTCCAAAGATGGAAGACAAGCCCATATTGCTTATTTGGTTGGAACATAGGAAGAAAGAGAGTTGATGATAAACCTCAGATTAATTACCATGATATTGATCTCACTTTCTCAACTTCTTTGGTTAACAAAACATTTTTGAAAG GTAAGGAACTAAAATGCTGCTACAGAGCAACAATTGATGGATTTAGTGCAACAAATTTTCACCAATGTTGTGACTTTAAAGGACCATGTGTAATAATAGGCTACACAAACAACTCTTTCAAGTTTGGTGCATTTAACCCTGAAGGATATAGAAGCACAGATGATTACTATGAAACATTTGATGCTTTTCTATTTTATTGGATAGAAAATAAAACTGATCCTATTATTTTGCCTAAGGTTGGTGGAAGTGGTGCAGCTTTGTTTGATTATGCTCGCGGCGGGCCGCAATTTGGAGCTGATGGGCTTCTTATTGGGCCCCCATTAGCTCCAGTTATGGGTGGTTTTGCTGGGCCTGATACTAATTCTGGTGTTGGTGATTTAAGACAAGCTAAGTCTAGATTGGGATTGTCTTATGCTAAAAGGGAAGATGGTAAGGAGTCTATTTTTGGTGATGAGTCTAGGGCAACTATTGAAGAAGTTGAAGTGTTTTGTAGCCCCAAAATTGCAAGCTTATACTAG
- the LOC123923401 gene encoding aluminum-activated malate transporter 12-like, translating to MVPKVHDGLEMALSRNENWKKRMHVLSERLKRIPCLVWKTTWKVGCDDPRRVIHAFKVGLSLTLVSLLYLLEPLFKGIGQNAICAVMTVVVVFEFTAGATLCKGLNRGLGTLLAGLLAFLLDYVANAAGQILQAVFIAVAVFIIGSAATYMRFIPSIKKNYDYGVVIFLVTFNLLTFSSYRIDHVLKMAHDRIYTIAIGCAVCLLMSHLVFPNWSGEDLHNATAFKLEGLAKSIEACVNEYFYGEIEASRDIKSSEDPIYKGYKAVLDSKSTDETLALHGSWEPRHSRYCHKFPSKQYLKVGIVLRQFGYTMVALSGCLRTEIQAPQSVRVLFKDPCIRLAAEVSKVLIELANSIRSRRHCSPEILSDHLHEALKDLNTAIKSQPRLFLGSNDIQANNILASIAASQGKSSLSSVKIDSSALLDWKTKRVSSEQTKEAEQGAERKVLKKSQTSRIAITSLEFSEALPFAAFASLLVETVAKLDLIIDEVEELGRLACFKEYKPGDEFCVSCETPRVSVLENHLPSHGED from the exons ATGGTTCCTAAAGTTCATGATGGTCTTGAAATGGCTTTATCTAGGAATGAGAATTGGAAGAAACGTATGCATGTTCTAAGTGAGAGACTTAAAAGGATTCCTTGTTTGGTTTGGAAGACTACATGGAAAGTGGGATGTGATGATCCAAGAAGAGTGATCCATGCATTCAAAGTAGGTTTATCTCTTACTCTTGTATCATTGCTTTATCTTTTGGAGCCACTCTTTAAAGGGATTGGCCAGAATGCTATTTGCGCTGTCATGACCGTCGTCGTGGTTTTTGAGTTCACTGCAG GGGCAACTTTATGCAAAGGACTAAATAGAGGATTGGGGACACTATTAGCAGGATTGTTGGCATTTCTTCTTGATTATGTTGCAAATGCTGCTGGTCAGATCCTTCAAGCTGTTTTCATTGCAGTTGCAGTTTTTATAATAG GATCTGCAGCCACTTATATGAGGTTCATTCCTTCTATAAAGAAGAATTATGATTATGGTGTTGTTATTTTTCTCGTAACCTTCAACTTGTTAACTTTTTCGAGTTACCGCATTGATCATGTCTTGAAGATGGCACATGACCGCATATACACCATAGCCATCGGCTGTGCCGTGTGTCTCTTGATGAGTCATTTGGTATTTCCAAATTGGTCAGGGGAAGATCTCCATAATGCCACAGCTTTCAAACTTGAAGGCCTAGCCAAATCTATAGAAG CTTGTgtcaatgaatatttttatgGAGAAATTGAAGCCTCTCGTGATATAAAGTCGTCTGAAGATCCAATATACAAAGGTTATAAGGCTGTTTTGGATTCAAAATCTACCGATGAAACATTG GCATTACATGGAAGTTGGGAGCCAAGGCATTCTAGGTACTGTCACAAATTTCCATCGAAACAGTATTTAAAAGTTGGAATTGTTCTTCGTCAATTCGGGTATACAATGGTAGCCCTAAGTGGTTGTTTGAGAACAGAAATTCAG gCACCGCAATCTGTTCGAGTTCTGTTCAAGGACCCTTGCATAAGACTAGCAGCAGAGGTTTCAAAGGTACTAATAGAACTTGCCAACAGCATAAGAAGTCGACGCCATTGCTCACCAGAAATACTCTCTGATCATCTTCATGAAGCACTGAAAGACCTCAACACTGCCATAAAATCTCAACCAAGACTCTTCTTAGGCTCCAATGACATCCAAGCCAACAACATACTCGCCTCCATAGCTGCCTCTCAGGGAAAAAGCTCACTGTCAAGCGTTAAAATCGATTCTTCAGCTTTGTTAGATTGGAAAACCAAAAGGGTATCTTCTGAACAGACAAAGGAAGCAGAACAAGGAGCAGAACGTAAGGTGTTGAAAAAAAGCCAGACGAGTAGAATTGCGATTACTAGTCTTGAGTTTTCTGAAGCATTGCCTTTTGCTGCTTTTGCTTCTTTGCTTGTGGAGACGGTGGCGAAACTGGACTTGATAATTGATGAAGTTGAAGAACTTGGGAGGTTGGCTTGTTTCAAAGAGTATAAACCTGGTGACGAGTTTTGTGTTAGTTGCGAGACACCAAGAGTTAGTGTGTTGGAGAATCACTTACCTTCTCATGGAGAAGACTGA
- the LOC123920944 gene encoding aluminum-activated malate transporter 12-like isoform X3: MQAAKKLSSDLTELKTLRMDRRLKRIPCLVWKTTWKVGCDDPRRVIHAFKVGLSLTLVSLLYLLEPLFKGIGQNAIWAVMTVVVVFEFTAGATLCKGLNRGLGTLLAGLLAFLLDYVANASGQILQAVFIAAAVFIIGSAATYMRFIPYIKKNYDYGVVIFLLTFNLLTVSSYRVDHVLKMAHDRFYTIAIGCAVCLLMSLLVFPNWSGEDLHHSTAFKLEGLAKSIEACVNEYFYGEIEVSDDIKSSEDPIYKGYKAVLDSKSTDETLALHASWEPRHSRYCHKFPSQQYVKVGIVLRQFGYTVVALHGCLRTEIQTPQSVRVLFKDPCIRLAAEVSKVLIELANSIRSRRHCSPEILSDHLHEALQDLNTAIKSQPRLFLGSNDIQANNMLATIVAPHGKSSLSSVKTDSSALLDWKTKRLSSEQTKEAEQGPEVRKVLRSQTSRIAITSLEFSEALPFAAFASLLVETVAKLDLIIDEVEELGRLACFKEYKPGDEFCVSSETPRVDVLENHLPSHGGE; encoded by the exons ATGCAAGCGGCAAAGAAGCTAAGCAGTGATTTGACTGAGCTGAAAACGTTGCGGATGGATAG GAGACTTAAAAGGATTCCTTGTTTGGTTTGGAAGACTACTTGGAAAGTGGGATGTGATGATCCAAGAAGGGTGATCCATGCATTCAAAGTAGGTTTATCTCTTACTCTTGTATCATTGCTTTATCTTTTGGAGCCACTCTTTAAAGGGATTGGCCAGAATGCTATTTGGGCTGTCATGACCGTCGTTGTGGTTTTCGAGTTCACCGCAG GGGCAACTTTATGCAAAGGACTAAATAGAGGCTTGGGGACACTATTAGCAGGATTGTTGGCATTTCTTCTTGATTATGTTGCGAATGCATCTGGTCAGATCCTGCAGGCTGTTTTCATCGCAGCTGCGGTTTTTATAATAG GATCTGCAGCTACTTATATGAGATTCATTCCATATATAAAGAAGAATTATGATTATGGTGTGGTTATTTTTCTCTTAACCTTCAACTTGTTAACTGTTTCGAGTTACCGGGTTGATCATGTCTTGAAGATGGCACATGACCGCTTCTACACCATAGCTATCGGCTGCGCCGTTTGTCTCTTGATGAGTCTTTTGGTATTTCCAAATTGGTCAGGGGAAGATCTCCATCATTCCACAGCTTTCAAACTCGAAGGCCTAGCTAAATCTATAGAAG CTTGTgtcaatgaatatttttatgGAGAAATTGAAGTCTCTGATGATATAAAGTCGTCTGAAGATCCAATATATAAAGGTTATAAGGCAGTTTTGGATTCAAAATCCACAGATGAAACATTG GCATTACATGCAAGTTGGGAGCCAAGGCATTCTCGGTACTGTCACAAATTTCCATCGCAACAGTATGTAAAAGTTGGAATTGTTCTTCGTCAATTCGGGTATACAGTGGTAGCCCTACATGGTTGTTTGAGAACAGAAATTCAG acACCGCAATCTGTCCGAGTCCTGTTCAAGGACCCTTGCATAAGACTAGCAGCAGAGGTATCAAAAGTACTAATAGAACTTGCCAACAGCATAAGAAGTCGACGCCATTGCTCACCAGAAATACTCTCCGATCATCTTCATGAAGCATTACAAGACCTCAACACTGCCATAAAATCGCAGCCACGACTCTTCTTAGGCTCCAATGACATCCAAGCTAACAACATGCTCGCTACCATAGTCGCACCTCATGGAAAAAGCTCACTGTCAAGCGTTAAAACCGATTCTTCGGCTTTGTTAGATTGGAAAACCAAAAGGCTATCTTCTGAACAGACAAAAGAAGCAGAACAAGGACCAGAAGTACGTAAGGTATTGAGAAGCCAGACGAGTAGAATTGCGATTACTAGTCTTGAGTTTTCCGAAGCATTGCCTTTTGCTGCTTTTGCTTCTTTGCTTGTGGAGACGGTGGCGAAACTGGACTTAATAATTGATGAAGTTGAAGAACTTGGGAGGTTGGCTTGTTTCAAAGAGTATAAACCTGGTGATGAGTTTTGTGTTAGTTCTGAGACACCAAGAGTTGATGTGTTGGAGAATCACTTACCTTCTCATGGAGGAGAATGA
- the LOC123920944 gene encoding aluminum-activated malate transporter 12-like isoform X2 — MVPKVHDGLEMALSRSESWKKRMHVLGERLKRIPCLVWKTTWKVGCDDPRRVIHAFKVGLSLTLVSLLYLLEPLFKGIGQNAIWAVMTVVVVFEFTAGATLCKGLNRGLGTLLAGLLAFLLDYVANASGQILQAVFIAAAVFIIGSAATYMRFIPYIKKNYDYGVVIFLLTFNLLTVSSYRVDHVLKMAHDRFYTIAIGCAVCLLMSLLVFPNWSGEDLHHSTAFKLEGLAKSIEACVNEYFYGEIEVSDDIKSSEDPIYKGYKAVLDSKSTDETLALHASWEPRHSRYCHKFPSQQYVKVGIVLRQFGYTVVALHGCLRTEIQTPQSVRVLFKDPCIRLAAEVSKVLIELANSIRSRRHCSPEILSDHLHEALQDLNTAIKSQPRLFLGSNDIQANNMLATIVAPHGKSSLSSVKTDSSALLDWKTKRLSSEQTKEAEQGPEVRKVLRSQTSRIAITSLEFSEALPFAAFASLLVETVAKLDLIIDEVEELGRLACFKEYKPGDEFCVSSETPRVDVLENHLPSHGGE; from the exons ATGGTTCCTAAAGTTCATGATGGCCTTGAAATGGCTTTGTCTAGGAGTGAGAGTTGGAAGAAACGTATGCATGTTCTAGGTGAGAGACTTAAAAGGATTCCTTGTTTGGTTTGGAAGACTACTTGGAAAGTGGGATGTGATGATCCAAGAAGGGTGATCCATGCATTCAAAGTAGGTTTATCTCTTACTCTTGTATCATTGCTTTATCTTTTGGAGCCACTCTTTAAAGGGATTGGCCAGAATGCTATTTGGGCTGTCATGACCGTCGTTGTGGTTTTCGAGTTCACCGCAG GGGCAACTTTATGCAAAGGACTAAATAGAGGCTTGGGGACACTATTAGCAGGATTGTTGGCATTTCTTCTTGATTATGTTGCGAATGCATCTGGTCAGATCCTGCAGGCTGTTTTCATCGCAGCTGCGGTTTTTATAATAG GATCTGCAGCTACTTATATGAGATTCATTCCATATATAAAGAAGAATTATGATTATGGTGTGGTTATTTTTCTCTTAACCTTCAACTTGTTAACTGTTTCGAGTTACCGGGTTGATCATGTCTTGAAGATGGCACATGACCGCTTCTACACCATAGCTATCGGCTGCGCCGTTTGTCTCTTGATGAGTCTTTTGGTATTTCCAAATTGGTCAGGGGAAGATCTCCATCATTCCACAGCTTTCAAACTCGAAGGCCTAGCTAAATCTATAGAAG CTTGTgtcaatgaatatttttatgGAGAAATTGAAGTCTCTGATGATATAAAGTCGTCTGAAGATCCAATATATAAAGGTTATAAGGCAGTTTTGGATTCAAAATCCACAGATGAAACATTG GCATTACATGCAAGTTGGGAGCCAAGGCATTCTCGGTACTGTCACAAATTTCCATCGCAACAGTATGTAAAAGTTGGAATTGTTCTTCGTCAATTCGGGTATACAGTGGTAGCCCTACATGGTTGTTTGAGAACAGAAATTCAG acACCGCAATCTGTCCGAGTCCTGTTCAAGGACCCTTGCATAAGACTAGCAGCAGAGGTATCAAAAGTACTAATAGAACTTGCCAACAGCATAAGAAGTCGACGCCATTGCTCACCAGAAATACTCTCCGATCATCTTCATGAAGCATTACAAGACCTCAACACTGCCATAAAATCGCAGCCACGACTCTTCTTAGGCTCCAATGACATCCAAGCTAACAACATGCTCGCTACCATAGTCGCACCTCATGGAAAAAGCTCACTGTCAAGCGTTAAAACCGATTCTTCGGCTTTGTTAGATTGGAAAACCAAAAGGCTATCTTCTGAACAGACAAAAGAAGCAGAACAAGGACCAGAAGTACGTAAGGTATTGAGAAGCCAGACGAGTAGAATTGCGATTACTAGTCTTGAGTTTTCCGAAGCATTGCCTTTTGCTGCTTTTGCTTCTTTGCTTGTGGAGACGGTGGCGAAACTGGACTTAATAATTGATGAAGTTGAAGAACTTGGGAGGTTGGCTTGTTTCAAAGAGTATAAACCTGGTGATGAGTTTTGTGTTAGTTCTGAGACACCAAGAGTTGATGTGTTGGAGAATCACTTACCTTCTCATGGAGGAGAATGA
- the LOC123920944 gene encoding MND1-interacting protein 1-like isoform X1: protein MGCTVREKHIRANRRPRSTAAKPDSDSSDNKDAISKSIAESGLKPFKYDISSSNGLIPLPNPNPNSDESGWGYCTEEQLEEILLKNLEFVYNEAVSKIVALGYEEDAALKAILRNGHCYGGMDVLTNILHNSLAYLNSNGSVVSIGAGFGGGGGGDGNNGNSDEAELVFSDLRQLEEYSLAGMVCLLQQVRPNLSKGDAMWCLLMSDLHVGKASTMEIPVPGSGGATRTPAMVESGQSGRSSVGVRAPPLCRFHGGWGFGNGDYPVNGIFSCGPDLQREIEFPKRFDLSPTMKVLLKRNVTMFAAGFRANTKQLQTQGKVKANLPGGRSPVSGLDSPVVSSGAEATVDQCGHSRFPDNQDAVNSVLSKFRDLNLDENLEFVAEDQKDEVIVSIFHQIKDLEKQAKERKEWAHQKAMQAAKKLSSDLTELKTLRMDREETQKLKKGKQALEDTTMKRLSEMENALRKASGQVDRANGAVRRLETENAEIRAEMEASKLSASESVTACLEVAKREKKWLKKLLAWEKQKAKLQKEISNEKEKILEAQEVLAQNTQRQKEAEVKWKEELKAQEDALALVEEERRAKEAAESNNKRGFEALRLKIDIDFQRHKDDLSRLEHDLSRLKASVQSAVLHHQSNTTPISDFEGTKPQRETIAKLLLELDNLEDLSENEVSNNRECIICMKDEVSIVFLPCAHQVMCAKCSDEYGKKGKVACPRCRVQIQQRIRVFGACS, encoded by the exons ATGGGTTGTACGGTGAGAGAAAAACACATCAGAGCTAATCGCCGACCACGATCGACGGCGGCGAAACCTGATTCCGATTCTTCCGATAACAAAGATGCAATTTCCAAATCCATTGCTGAGTCTGGTCTCAAACCCTTCAAATACGATATTTCTTCTTCTAACGGTCTTATTCCTCTTCCTAATCCAAACCCTAATTCGGACGAATCTGGTTGGGGTTATTGTACTGAGGAACAATTGGAAGAGattcttttgaaaaatttggAATTTGTTTATAATGAAGCTGTTTCAAAGATTGTTGCTTTAGGTTATGAGGAAGATGCTGCTTTGAAAGCTATTTTGAGGAATGGTCATTGTTATGGTGGAATGGATGTTTTGACGAATATTTTGCATAACTCTTTAGCGTATTTGAATAGTAATGGTAGTGTTGTTTCTATTGGTGCTGgttttggtggtggtggtggtggtgatggtaATAATGGGAATTCTGATGAGGCTGAGCTTGTTTTCTCTGATTTGAGGCAGTTAGAGGAATACTCTTTGGCTGGTATGGTTTGTTTGTTGCAACAGGTTAGACCTAATTTGAGTAAAGGTGATGCAATGTGGTGTTTGCTTATGAGTGATCTTCATGTGGGGAAAGCTAGTACTATGGAGATTCCTGTGCCCGGGAGTGGGGGTGCTACTCGTACGCCTGCTATGGTTGAGTCTGGTCAGTCAGGTCGCAGTTCCGTTGGTGTTAGGGCTCCTCCCTTGTGTAGGTTTCATGGAGGGTGGGGATTTGGAAATGGGGATTATCCTGTGAATGGGATATTTTCGTGTGGTCCGGATTTGCAAAGAGAGATTGAATTCCCGAAAAGGTTTGATCTTTCGCCTACAATGAAGGTCTTGTTGAAGAGAAATGTTACAATGTTTGCTGCTGGTTTTAGGGCAAACACCAAACAGCTGCAGACACAAGGGAAGGTGAAGGCTAACCTTCCTGGTGGCCGCAGTCCTGTGTCTGGTTTGGATTCCCCGGTTGTTTCTTCAGGGGCTGAAGCCACGGTTGATCAGTGTGGACATTCTCGGTTTCCTGATAACCAAGATGCTGTGAACTCGGTGCTGAGTAAATTTCGTGACTTGAATCTTGATGAGAATTTGGAGTTTGTGGCTGAGGATCAGAAAGATGAGGTGATAGTAAGTATATTTCATCAGATAAAGGATTTGGAGAAACAGGCCAAGGAGCGAAAAGAATGGGCTCATCAGAAAGCAATGCAAGCGGCAAAGAAGCTAAGCAGTGATTTGACTGAGCTGAAAACGTTGCGGATGGATAGAGAGGAAACTCAGAAATTAAAGAAAGGGAAACAAGCACTTGAGGACACAACCATGAAGAGACTCTCAGAAATGGAGAATGCTTTGAGAAAGGCTAGCGGTCAAGTGGACCGTGCAAATGGAGCTGTGAGAAGATTAGAGACTGAGAATGCGGAAATCAGAGCAGAGATGGAGGCTTCCAAATTAAGTGCATCAGAGTCAGTGACAGCTTGCTTAGAAGTTGCGAAAAGGGAGAAAAAATGGTTAAAGAAACTTCTAGCTTGGGAAAAACAGAAAGCTAAGCTGCAAAAAGAGATTTCCAATGAGAAAGAGAAGATATTGGAGGCACAAGAAGTGTTGGCTCAGAATACACAACGTCAAAAAGAAGCTGAG GTTAAATGGAAGGAGGAGTTGAAGGCTCAAGAAGATGCCTTGGCACTAGTTGAGGAGGAGCGCCGTGCCAAGGAAGCAGCTGAATCAAACAATAAGAGGGGGTTTGAGGCTTTGCGTCTGAAGATAGACATAGATTTCCAGCGCCACAAGGATGACCTAAGTAGACTTGAGCATGATCTTTCGCGCCTTAAAGCGTCTGTTCAATCTGCTGTGCTGCACCATCAATCAAATACTACACCTATAAGTGACTTTGAGGGTACAAAGCCCCAAAGAGAGACAATCGCTAAGCTGCTTCTGGAATTGGATAACCTGGAGGATTTATCAGAAAATGAAGTTAGTAACAACAGAGAATGCATTATATGCATGAAAGATGAAGTCTCCATTGTTTTCTTGCCATGTGCTCACCAAGTCATGTGTGCTAAATGCAGTGATGAGTATGGGAAAAAGGGCAAGGTTGCTTGTCCTCGCTGCCGAGTTCAAATACAACAGAGAATCCGTGTATTTGGGGCTTGTTCTTAG